Genomic window (Arcobacter aquimarinus):
CAATTAAAAAAGAAAAAAGCTATAAATGAAACAATTTCTTTCATTTGTGAGAATGAAATGATAAATCTAAATTGGATACAAACAGGTAAGGGAGAAATGTTTGTTTCTGAAAATAATGAAATTCAAAAAAATGATGATAATTACCATATTGAATTATTAAATGTTAGAGCTGGAGCTGGTGAAGGGATATACAATTATGTAATAGAAACTGTTGATACTATCTCTCTTGATAAAAGCTTCTTTAGAACACCTATAAACACAAATAAAGTTAAAGGTATCCAAGTAGATGGTGATAGCATGGAACCAACATTAAGAGATGGAGACTACGTACTAATAGATGAAAATACAACATTTGGAGTAAATGGGATCTATGCTATCCAACTTGGTGGGCAAATACTTATAAAAAGACTCCAGTTCAAAATGGACGGAACTATACTAATCATCTCAGACAATACAAAATATGAAATTGAAACTTTCAATCCAAAAGAAAACCAACTACCTTTTCAAGTATTAGGTCTAAAAGTTTTAAGTATTCAAAAATAAATTTAAAAATCAAGGAGAAAAATGCCACAAATAT
Coding sequences:
- a CDS encoding S24 family peptidase, translating into MDKEIVGERFERALDFIYGDKNNKKISEKYEITQQSVGQLKKKKAINETISFICENEMINLNWIQTGKGEMFVSENNEIQKNDDNYHIELLNVRAGAGEGIYNYVIETVDTISLDKSFFRTPINTNKVKGIQVDGDSMEPTLRDGDYVLIDENTTFGVNGIYAIQLGGQILIKRLQFKMDGTILIISDNTKYEIETFNPKENQLPFQVLGLKVLSIQK